The genomic segment AGGCCCCGGCCTTTTCGGTGAAATTATTGGCGGTGCAGGTCAGGCCCGACAGCCAGATCAGCACCGGGAACGGCCCCTCACCTTTGGGCACGAAGACGCTGAGCGCCATCGACGTCTGGGTCGCGGCTGAGTCGTGCTTCACAAAGCTCAGCGTGCCCCCGAACAGGCGGTGTTGCGCAGTAATGTCCATGATTAAACCCTCAGATCAGTCGGCGCAGCAGGATACCGGGCAGGATGACGCCCTCCGCCATGTGAATTTCAATCAGATTTTCGCGCTTGAAGCCCAGCGTCCGGTAAAAACCTTCGGCGTTGAGCCCGGAATAGCAGACAAATTCGCGCAGGCCCGCCGCCTTGGCCTCCTTGAGGCAGTGCTGGAACAGGCGGCTGCCCACGCCGAACCCGGCAAAGTCCGGATGGGTGGCAAAGTGGCGGATATGGGCGACGCCTTCGATAACTTCGCCCGAACCGGGGGCTTCGCGGGTGAACCCCCCGCACGCCGCGATCTGCCCGTCCATATCGGCCATGACGTAGAAGGTACCGCAGGTCAGCAGCGCCGGGTCCAGCACGGTCAGGAACGGCAGCACCTCCTCGACCAGATCAGAGCCGTAGGACCGGTGCAGGCCTTCTTCATAGGCCAGACCCAGCATGTCCTCGATATCGGCGCGGTCTTCGGGACGTGCGACCGTCAGCGCCAGCGATTCGGCATAGTCGCGATCATCGCCTGTATCGACCCCGAACAGCACATGCGGCTCCCACGGCCACGACCCGTGCCAGTTTTTTTGCAGGCACGCGGAATGGCACCAGAAGTCCTGCGCCAGAGGCGAAAACTTGGCGGCGCGCCAGTGCGGCATCCACGTCGCGGTCAGGGTCACGGCGGCGTTTTCGTCCTCGATCGGCTCGGAACAGAAGACGCAGCTATAGGGTTCGACGTGCTCGATCTCGAAATCGTCGTCCTCGTCCATCAGAATACGATCACACTCCGGATGCTTTCGCCGGCGTGCATCAGGTCAAAGGCCTCATTGATGCGCTCAAGCGGCAAGGTATGGGTGATCATCGGATCGATCTCGATCTTGCCGTCCATGTACCAATCGACGATCTTCGGCACGTCGGTGCGGCCGCGCGCCCCACCAAAGGCCGAGCCCTTCCACACGCGCCCGGTGACGAGCTGGAACGGACGGGTTTTGATCTCCGCCCCGGCAGGTGCCACGCCGATAATGATGCTTTCGCCCCACCCGCGGTGGCAGGCCTCCAGCGCCTGACGCATGACCTCGACATTGCCGGTGCAGTCGAACGTGTAGTCCGCCCCGCCGCCGGTAAGCTCGACCAGATGCGCGACGATGTCACCCGACACCTTTTTTGGATTGACGAAGTGGGTCATGCCAAAGCGACGGCCCCACTCTTCCTTGGAGTCGTTGATATCGACGCCGACGATCTTGTCCGCCCCGACCAGCTTCAGGCCCTGAATGACGTTCAGGCCGATACCGCCCAGCCCAAAGACCACAGCATTGGCCCCCGGCTCGACCTGCGCCGTGTGAATCACTGCGCCGACGCCGGTCGTCACGCCGCAGCCAATATAGCAGGCCTTATCGAACGGCGCGTCGGGGCGAATCTTGGCCAGCGCGATCTCCGGCAGGACCGTGTGATTGGCGAAGGTCGAACAGCCCATATAGTGATGGATGGCCTGCCCCTTATAAGAAAAGCGCGACGTGCCGTCCGGCATCAGCCCCTTGCCCTGCGTGCCGCGAATGGCGGTACACAGGTTGGTCTTGCGGCTGAGGCAGGATTTGCACTGACGGCATTCCGGCGTGTAGAGCGGGATAACGTGGTCGCCGGGCTTCAGCGAGGTGACGCCGGGACCGACCTCCAGCACGACGCCCGCCCCTTCGTGGCCGAGAATGGAGGGAAACAGCCCCTCGGAATCGAGCCCATCCAGCGTATAGGCGTCGGTATGGCACACACCCGTCGCCTTGATCTCAACCAGCACTTCGCCGTGACGCGGCCCCTCCAGATCGACCTCGACAATTTCGAGGGGCTTTTTGGCTTCAAACGCGACGGCGGCACGGGTCTTCATGGCGGTCTCCCTAAATCTGCTGCCAAACCTAAGACCCCGCTGGATGCGGGGCAAGCCCTAACCGACGGTTACCCCCTATAAAAGCCGCCCTGCGCTCAGGTCCCCCCCCGCCGCATAAGGTAAACAGAAACCATAAGTATCATGTTGTATTACAAAACAAAATTTTGTGATCTCATTTTTCCGGTCAGAAAGCCTTAAGACTCTGAGCCTAGATTGTAACCCTGTTATTGAACGGGGACGTGCGCCGTCCGGGTTTACACGCGGGCGGCCACATCTTCGGATCAAAGTTCGGGGTAAGAAAAGATGA from the Asticcacaulis excentricus genome contains:
- a CDS encoding GNAT family N-acetyltransferase, with protein sequence MDEDDDFEIEHVEPYSCVFCSEPIEDENAAVTLTATWMPHWRAAKFSPLAQDFWCHSACLQKNWHGSWPWEPHVLFGVDTGDDRDYAESLALTVARPEDRADIEDMLGLAYEEGLHRSYGSDLVEEVLPFLTVLDPALLTCGTFYVMADMDGQIAACGGFTREAPGSGEVIEGVAHIRHFATHPDFAGFGVGSRLFQHCLKEAKAAGLREFVCYSGLNAEGFYRTLGFKRENLIEIHMAEGVILPGILLRRLI
- a CDS encoding S-(hydroxymethyl)glutathione dehydrogenase/class III alcohol dehydrogenase, encoding MKTRAAVAFEAKKPLEIVEVDLEGPRHGEVLVEIKATGVCHTDAYTLDGLDSEGLFPSILGHEGAGVVLEVGPGVTSLKPGDHVIPLYTPECRQCKSCLSRKTNLCTAIRGTQGKGLMPDGTSRFSYKGQAIHHYMGCSTFANHTVLPEIALAKIRPDAPFDKACYIGCGVTTGVGAVIHTAQVEPGANAVVFGLGGIGLNVIQGLKLVGADKIVGVDINDSKEEWGRRFGMTHFVNPKKVSGDIVAHLVELTGGGADYTFDCTGNVEVMRQALEACHRGWGESIIIGVAPAGAEIKTRPFQLVTGRVWKGSAFGGARGRTDVPKIVDWYMDGKIEIDPMITHTLPLERINEAFDLMHAGESIRSVIVF